Within the Bradyrhizobium ottawaense genome, the region CGCGCTCACCTGAGCGGGTGTAGCGTTACCAGATTCCCGTAGTTTGCGTAAGGGATGCATTGTGATTCCTCCTATTGTGTGAAGGCGAGAAGGGCTCGAATTGCTGTCACTTCGTCATCATTTGCTGTGAGTGTCGGCGCGGGCGTTCGGTTGATGTAGCCTGCGGCTCTCGGAGCATATGCCCCGTAAGGCGATCGGCGAACGAGCCGATCACGATGGACGCAAGGCCGAAGAACGCCATAACGGCTTCAAAGTAGGCAAAGTCCATTGGTGCTATCCTTTCTCTGTTTCCACAAAAACGTGGTCGAACAAATCCCAGCTATCCTCCAGCGCTCACGTGCTTCACGCCTGTTGCAATGAAATTATCGAAGCGTTGGGCGAAGGGCTTTTTCTTCGGGGGCGGCCTCCTTGTCATCTATTTTCAAAAAACCTGTTGTGGGATCATCCAAACTGAGACCGTCTGCCAGACGCCTTCGCCTGAGTTGCGTTGATAAGCGACAAAGTCAGCGCCGGCGTCGTGCACCAGTTTGTGGCGATAAGAGTTGGTCCTTTTCGTCATTGAACTTCTCCTGATGGGTTGGCGTACTAACTTCGTAGGACGCCCTTATGAGATGGAGAAGAGAGTCCGCCTTGCCACCCTATGGATTTTGGAAGCAATCCTTCCGAAGTCTGAAAGGCCCCGACGTTTTGGATACAGATGGACGCATCCGGGTATCCGAAGTCCCGCTCACTCAAGCGAGATAGCCTGAAACGCCGTCCCACAGTAACTTCAATGCCGTCACGACCAGCAGTCCATAGCAGACACGATAAACCTGACGCTGGTCCAGCGAGCCGTGAAGTCGCCAACCCAGCCCTACGCCGCCGGGAATGGCGAACAGGCAAATCGCCATCAATGTCCAGGCGCCGGCGGTCGGTTTGACCAGCAGCAGCCATGGCACCGCCTTGGTCGCGTTGCCGACTGTGAAGAACAGGCTCGTCGTTCCGGCGTAGATTTCCTTGCTGAGGCCGAGGGCAGCAGATACATCGCAAGGGGCGGTCCGCCCGAATGCGCCACCATGCTGGTTATTCCCGAGGCAAGACCGGCCGTGATCGCCTTCGGCGTCGACCGCGGACCAGTAGCAACCTCCGCGCCTGCAACCAGCCATAGGCCGACAAAGATCAAAGTGACCGCCGCCGTCACAATGGCGATCGCGCGGTGGTCGAGGAAGCGGAACACCAGGTAGCCAGACCCGATGCCGATCACGAGTCCCGGCAACAGCACACAAGGTCAGGCTTCGACCAGGTCGAAGGCTTCCAGTAACGCAGCGCGAAGAGATCCATCGCGATGAACAAGGGCGCGAGCAGACCGCCGGCGGTGACCGGGTCCATCACCAACGACAATAGCGGAATGCCGACGATGAAAAATCCGCCACCGCCGGCCGCATTACCATGTCCACTTCACGCCGACTTCCGCATCATGGATCAATCAAATTGAACGCTGGCTCGCTGAACTCACCAGAAGGCAGATCCAGCGAGGTGTTCATACCTCCGTCAGGTAGCTCGAGGCCCGCGTGACAGCGGGCGATTCACCGGCTGGTACGCGGCGTGGAAATCGGGCCGCGCCAGCCTAGAACGCTTGCGCTGTTTCAGCCTGACCGAAACTTCGGCCTGGGCTTTCCACAATTTGGAAGGGCTCTTTCCGATTTGCGCGCCTGTTGACGCATGGTCCTCGCCCCATCTCCTGGCCGAGACGCCGCCAGAGCGCGGCAATTGGCAGTAGGAGGCGAAGATGGGTGAGGTAATCCGATTCATTTCAAAGGCCGAGCGCGAACGACTCCGCCTGATCCGAGAAGCTCGTGCGATTTACGACGGCGTTTTCCCGCCGTCTGAATCGATCAGCGAGGAGCCCGACGAGACACGAATAACTCATCTGGTACCTGGAGCCGGTGCTGGTCGCGACGAGGTTCGTCCGTAATCAAGAGCATCGCCGCACGTCTCAAACGTCTGCGCTTTCTGTCGCATCTCAGAGGAGATCATCATGTCAATCCGCAACATTCTTTTCGCTACTGCATTCGCCTTGGCCTCCCTGGGGGCTACCCGCGCCGATGGTCTGCGTCCGGTCGAGGCCAAGAGCATCGACCTTGGGGAGGTCTCGGGCGTCGCTTACTACACGGTCGAGCGGGATGGGTTTCACGTCGTCACAACCCTCGCGCAAGGTGAGGCCGGAACGCCGATCCGCGTCGTGTCTGTTCTTGCGCCGGGCCAGCGTGTGGTTCTCTCGACGGCCAATCATGCGAGCAGGCTGGAAATCAGCCGGCAGGGCGACAGCGTCCTTGTCCGGAAGGATAACGAGGCCTTGGACTGAATCTTGGTCAACCAGTGTAGCTATGGAATAGGGAAGCCACGCATGTCGACGATCCGCCTCCATCGAACGACCACTTTAACGCGCGAACAGTACATCGCCGGACTCATCGACTTCGGGCCCGGCCGTTCGAAGCTCTTCGGTAACAGCGCCGATGAGTACCTCAAGGTGCATCACAGCGGCCCTTCGCACGCCGACGTCACTGAAGGTTCAACCGGCATTTGGGAACGCCTGCACTACGATTGGTCCGATCCCAACCACGTTGTACTCACGACGACCGACTCCAATGTCTGGGGAGGCGCTTCAGGTCATACGTACACTTTCACGCGCCGTCCCGACGGCACTACCGACATTGACGTCGCCGTGGTGCGCGATGGCAAGAATTTCAAAGGGCGGCTACTCGGCTTCGTACTAGGCACCATCGGCCGGCGCGTGTTGGAGAGCGCGTTTGAAAAATCGGTAAAGGCAATTGAGGCCCGAAACAGTTCTTCGGTCAAGCGCGTTCAGTCTGGCGATCAGGCGTCTTTAGCTCCGCGAGGACCCGCTTTAGCCGTGGCGCCGCGAAATCGAGAAAGGCGCGCACCTTGATCGGCAAAAACCGATCGGCTGTGTAGACCAGGTTGACCGGCAATGTCGGCGGTTGGAACTCATCCAGCAGAGTTATCAAAGACCCGCACCTCAGTGCCGCGTGGAAGTGGTGCGAGAGGGCGACCGTAATTCCGATGCCCGCACACGCCGCGTCACAGGCAGCCTCGGTGTTACTAACAATGAGCCGCGGGTGCATTGGCACCGCGACGGGCGTCTTGCCGACCACCAATGTCCAAACATCGGGCGACGCAATAGCCGGATAGCTGATGCAGTCGTGGCCGGCCAGATCATCTGGCGTGCGCGGTGTTCCGCGAGCCGCGAGGTAAGCAGGACTGGCGCAAACCACGGGCCGTGTCGTCCCCACCCTCACCGCTATCAGGCTGCTGTCCGGCAGCGTGCCGATGCGCAAGCCTACGTCGACCTGCTCTTGAAACAGGCTCAGCACACGATCGGTCAGGATCAAACTGGTCTTGATATCAGGGTAGGTCTTGAGAAAGTCCGCCAGGATGGGGATGAGGTGCGTACGCCCAAGGCTAACCGGAGCCGTCACCGTCAGCTCGCCCGTTGGCGCGGTATATTCGCCAGACGCCATACGCTCGGCCTCGGTTACGTCCGCGAGGATACGTTTGCAGGCAGCCAGATAGGAGCTGCCTGCATCCGTGAGCGCCAACTGACGGCTCGACCGGTTGAACAGCTTGATCCGCAGATGCGACTCAAGCTCTGAAACCTTGCGGCTGACCGTTGTGAGCGGCGTCCTCATTTGACGCGCCGCAGCCGACAGGCTGCCGGCCTCCACCACAGCCAGGAAGGTCGACATCGCTTCGAGCCGATCCATCGAACACCTCTTCCAAAATCCGGAAGGAAAGGTCTCAACTCTGCCATGTCTCTGCAATTTTTGTAAGACCGTTTCAGAGACTTCCTAGGTAGCCGTTGAATCCGCGCGGCGAATGGCTTGATGGACGTTACGGGCGACGTGACGCCCCGGCAGGCTGAATGAGCGTGGCAACCTCCCGGTCCTGCGGGTCCTCACTTGCCGCAAGCCCAGCCATAACGCCGACACGGTCAACCTCAGTACGGTTTTGGCTCATCTTGCGCTTGCCTTCAAACCGCGCGACTGGGATCCGCACGCCAACGATGCCTCGCAATTGCGCGGCGATGTAATCGGCGGGCGCGTCAGCAACAACCCATGGATTGGCCCGCGGCCGCTCATGCTTGTTGGTCAGGCGCGTCACCACATCTCGCAGACGTTCGGACTCCTGGAAAAACTCGACTGGGCCGTAGGCATGCACTGCGACATAATTCCAGGTAGGCACGACTTTTCCGGTTTGCTGCTTCGTTGCGTACCAGGATGGTGTGACATAGGCCTCCGGCCCCATGAAGATCGCCAAACCGTCGCCAACTGGCGGAAGACGCCATTGCGGATTGGCCCTCGCGATGTGCCCATACAGAACCCCGTGCTCACATTCGTTTTCGTCGAGAAAGAGCGGAAGTGGTGTTGCAATCGGGCCGTCAGCGGTTGCCGTTACTAGATTGGCCAGGCGCGCGGCATGAATGGTCGCACGGATGCTCTCAACATCATCGTTCTTAAATGCGGGCGGCACGTACATCGCGTTTCTCCGTCACGTCTCCGGAGAGAGTCCAGAACCGGCACACAGTATGAGACAATATGTAGCTATCCAGATCGAGAGACAACGGGTTGCTTTCTTTCCTGGAGGGGCAGGTTTCGGCGGCCCCCTCGGTAAGGATTCGCTTCGCCGCGGCGACGGAGAAACGACCGCGTCGGTCGGTACTAGTACGCGCCTCGAGCGATCGAATAGCTTGGTCCGAAGCTGCGCTTCGAGGTCCCAGACCGTCCGGCTCATGGTTGCGAGCGACGTTTTTGTGCGCGGCAGCGTACAGGCTGTCAGCCTCAGCAACCGCCGGCATCGTCGACGTTGCTTCAAAACGATCCATGTCTGTTTCCGTTTTTTGGAAGGATACATCTCGATTTTGTCAGATACCGAATAACTGAGCAGAGTCTATCTCCAGCCTCCACAACGTAGTCGCTTAACGCACGGGAGACGGACATGAACACGACAGGAACGAAGGGCATCGCACTCATTACCGGCGCATCGAGTGGTATCGGGGCGGTCTACGCCGACCGGCTGGCAAAGCGCGGCCACGACCTCATTCTGGTTGCTCGCAACATGGATCGGCTTGCATCGAATTTTGGGACATTGCCGGCAAGCCGGTTCACCAACTGCCCGCGGAGATCGTGATGTCAGCTGACGACATGGTCGACGCAGCATTGGCAGGCCTCGATCTCGGCGAGACCGTGACTATTCCCTCGCTGCCCACGCAGGCGGAATGGGATCGCTATGAGGTGGCTCGCCGCACCATGAACGGCAAGCTTTCGAGTGCAGTCCCGGCGCCTCGGTACAACGTGCGCCAACACGAGCGCCTAAACGTCTAACCAGCACTCCGCGTATTCACACCAAATATTGCTATTGAAATCAGGAGCGTGTCATGAAGAACATCATAACCACTGAAGTAATCGACCAGGATCGTCGCGGACTTTTGGGTGCGGCTGCGATGGGCATCGTCCTTGCCGGTACCGCAAGCCTGCTTCCGTCGCCCTTGTCCGCAGCGCCCGCCGACGCCATCCGTCCCTTCCACGTCAATGTGCCGGAAGAGCGACTCTCTGATCTCCGCCGACGCGTCTTGGCGACGCGATGGCCGGATCGGGAGACGGTCGGCGATGCGTCGCAAGGCGTTCAGCTTGCGACGACAGAAAAGCTCGCGCGCTATTGGGCAACCGAATATGACTGGCGCAAGGTTGAGGCGCGGCTCAACGCCCTGCCGCAATTCGTCACTGAGATCGACGGCCTCGATATTCATTTCATTCACGTTCGCTCGAAGCACGAAGACGCGCTGCCGCTCATCGTCACGCACGGCTGGCCGGGCTCGATCATCGAGCAGCTGAAGATCATCGAACCGCTGACCAATCCCACCGCTCACGGCGGCAGCGCCTCCGACGCCTTCCACGTTGTGATTCCGTCGTTGCCCGGCCATGGCTTCTCGGGCAAGCCGAAGGCGCCTGGCTGGACTCCCGTCACCATCGCCCGTGCTTGGGCGACGCTGATGCAGCGCCTCGGTTACGCGAAGTATGTCGCACAGGGCGGCGACTGGGGGAACGCTGTGTCGGAGGTGATGGCCCTGCAGCGGCCAGCAGGACTGCTTGGCATCCACACCAACATGGCAGCCACGGTTCCGGCCAATATCTCAAAGGCGCTTGCGTATCACGAGACGCCGCCCGCCGATCTCACCACGGAGGAACGCAAAGCGTGGGATCAACTGGCCGATTTCTACGGAAAGGGGCTTGCGTACGCCTTGGAGATGTCAAACCGTCCGCAAACCCTGTACGGCATCGCGGATTCGCCGGTTGGGCTCGCCGCGTGGATGATCGATCACGACATCCGCAGCTATAAGCTCATCGCGCGTGTCTTCGACGGAGAAACTGAGGGCCTCACGCGTGATGACATCCTCGACAACGTCACGCTCTACTGGCTGACGAACACCGCGGTCTCGTCTGCGCGCCTCTATTGGGACACCACGCAGATCTCGACCGGAGGGGGCTTCTTTGATGTCCGGGGCGTCAAGATCCCCGTCGCTGTGAGCGCCTTCCCCGACGAGATTTATCAAGCCCCGCGGAGCTGGGCAGAGCGCGCCTATCCGAACCTGATTCACTACAACAAGCTCGAAAAGGGCGGCCACTTTGCGGCGTGGGAACAGCCGCAGGTCTTCTCGGCCGAACTGCGCGCTGCGTTCAAGCCGCTGCGGCAAACCCAGTAGAGCAGCCGCCGGCGCATGCACCGCCAGCACCGGCTTTTCATGACGGGCGTAGTTGAACAGCCGAGGGGTTGAACATGAGCACGATCCAAGAGCAGAGCGGAGCTGCAACCAAGACTTCGCAGGCACGGAAAGCCGATTTGAAGCTTGAGGCCGTTGTCATCCCGGTGTCGGAGGTCGATCGCGCACCCTTGGGAGATCGGCTATGCCGATGGCGCAAAGGATCATCACACAACTCTCATCATTCCAACGCGTGATAGCGCCGGCTCGACACACGGCAATGAGTATCTTCAGCTTTATCGGCGTATCGATGATGCTCAGGGAGGTGAATATGCGCGTTTGGGCAGGTGGCCATATCGCATCGGCAGCGCTCTTATGGGCCTTGTCGTCCGCGCGTCCGGATACGACAACTGTCCCAACGGTCTCTTGCTGGCGGGCCTTGGACGCAGTATCGCGAGATCGCGCGGGACGACAGGGAGACCTTAGACGACGAGGACGGAGAGGCTCTGGCTCCTCGCTGGGGACCAGCGCAGGTTCAAATCTGGGATGCGCAACCACCGATACCGACACTCGCTGGCCGTGGAGATTTGAACTCGAGACCCCCCGATATTCAAGTTAGATCCATAAATTATGAGGCCGCCTGACACGCGGGTCCGCAATGGCAAGGAGATGGCGCTTGCCGCCCAAAATCGAAAAACTTCCGGAGCGGGTGTGAGACAATTCACATCGCCGTGGCGCATTTCGGCCTAGTCCAATTGTCTGGGGGGACGACCTGAAACGTATGGAGATGACGCATGACGCGCCTTGTCCCTTCCGTGATTGCCGTCCTGGTTGCGATAGGTGCGGCGACCAGTGTCCTCAAATCTCACTCGCTCTTCCCCTTCGGCGGGACAGGCATGCCCCCAGTCCAAGAGATCCGAAACACGGATCAGTTGGGCAGGCTTCCGGTCCAGGACTTCGATGACCGCTCGTTGGTCTTTCCGAGGGACTCCACCCAATAGCCAGGGACGACACAACCCGCAGCGAGCCTCCCGCGACCCCTGTTGTGCGCGCGGCCAGCCATCATATAATTGCGATGGTGACGTCGTGTACCGGGAGATTGCCATGAAGGCGTTTGTGCTGGCTTGCGCGGCTGCCATCGTTATCGCGTCCGCCGGCGTGGTGGTGCTCAATGGGCTGCAAGAGCCTGTTCAACAGGCGTTCTCCACGTCGGCAGTCCGCCTGTAATCGAATCCGGCCCAGCGCAGCTTCGAGATTCGGAGCAGGATGCAGATTTTTTGCGGCTTGAACGTCCGCCGCCGCGATGGGCGGCGCGGTCGGCGGATCGTCGACGTCTTGCAGTCCGGCTCTTATTCCGCTGCCGTCGCCGGTTGCGGTTGGGCGTCATTGGGCCCGGTTCGGGCGCTCTGCTCTTCGAACCACAGGCTGTGGTGCTCCTTTGCCCAGTTCACGTCGACGGTGCCGGTGCCCATGGCTTCGAACGCACCTTCCATGCCGATGGTGCCGATGTAGATGTGCGCCAGCATCACCGCGACGAACAGTACGGCCACGGTCGAGTGCACGACCTGGGCGAGCTGCATGCCCTCGATGCCGGACACGTAGAACGGAAACATCAGCTGATAGCCGGTGACCGCCACCGCCGATCCGCCGATCACGACGATCCAGTAGACCGCCTTCTGGCCGGCATTAAATCGATAGGCCGGAGGATGATCGTGGCCGACCATGCCCCCGCCCTGCTTGAGCCACTGGATATCCACCTTGTTTGGAATGTTGCCCCCGATCCACATTAAGAAGATCAGCACGACGCCGATGGTGAAGGGGAAGCTCAGATAGTTGTGGGCATATTTCGCCCATTGCGACCATTCGGAGAACGCTTCGAAGCCGATCAGCGGCAGCAACAATGGACGGCCGAAGGTGATGTTCAGGCCCGAGACCGCCAGGATGATGAAACAGGTCGCCGTCATCCAGTGCACGAAGCGCTCAAAGGCAGAAAAGCGCTCCACCGTGCGGCCGGATCTGCCGCCCTGCAGCCGCACCATGCCGCGGCTGAGGTAGAAGACGACGAGCAGTGCCAGCATGCCGAGGATGGCGACGCCGCCGACCCAGCGCAGCGTCACGTTGCGGAATTCCCGCCAGTCGCGGCCCGCCGGCTGCTCGAGCACGCCCGAACGCTGATCGGGTATGCTGACGCGGCCCTGGATCCGGCTGAGTTCCTGGAGAAGCTGCTGCTCCTTCACCGAGCTTGCGGTCGGGTTGACCTGCTGCGCGGCCGCCGGCATCGACACGGCAACGAGCAACACGAACGCCCAGGCGCCGAGTGCCAGGCGGACATATCTTCCAAAAGACGCCATCAGCCTCCTCCTCCTCGATATTGCCGCGCCCTGCCGCGCCGATTGTCAGGACTCGATCGTCTCGCGGTAGGCGGTCTTCCAGCCCCAGGCGCCGGAGCCGTAGCCGCGCCTGGTGACACGCTCCTTATAGATCTGGGCGATGATTTCGCCGTCGCCGGCCAGGAGCGATTTGGTAGAGCACATCTCGGCACAGAGCGGCAGCTTACCCTCGGCAAGGCGGTTGGCGCCGTATTTCTCGTATTCCGCCTTGCTGCCATCGGGCTCCGGGCCGCCGGCGCAGAAGGTGCACTTGTCCATCTTGCCGCGCGAGCCGAAGTTGCCGATCTTGGGATATTGCGGTGCGCCGAACGGACAGGCGTAGAAGCAATAGCCGCAGCCGATGCACAGGTCCTTGGAGTGCAGCACCACACCGTCGGCGGTGGTGTAGAAACAGTTCACCGGACAGACCGCCTGGCAAGGCGCGTCCGTGCAATGCATGCAGGCCATCGAGATCGAGCGCTCACCGGGCTTGCCGTCATTGATGGTGACGACGCGGCGCCGGTTGATGCCCCAGGGCACCTCGTGCTCGTTCTTGCAGGCGGTCACGCAGGCATTGCACTCGATGCAACGGTCGGCGTCGCAGAGAAACTTCATCCGAGCCATGGTCGTTGCTCCTTATGCCGCTGCGATCTGG harbors:
- a CDS encoding epoxide hydrolase family protein, producing the protein MGIVLAGTASLLPSPLSAAPADAIRPFHVNVPEERLSDLRRRVLATRWPDRETVGDASQGVQLATTEKLARYWATEYDWRKVEARLNALPQFVTEIDGLDIHFIHVRSKHEDALPLIVTHGWPGSIIEQLKIIEPLTNPTAHGGSASDAFHVVIPSLPGHGFSGKPKAPGWTPVTIARAWATLMQRLGYAKYVAQGGDWGNAVSEVMALQRPAGLLGIHTNMAATVPANISKALAYHETPPADLTTEERKAWDQLADFYGKGLAYALEMSNRPQTLYGIADSPVGLAAWMIDHDIRSYKLIARVFDGETEGLTRDDILDNVTLYWLTNTAVSSARLYWDTTQISTGGGFFDVRGVKIPVAVSAFPDEIYQAPRSWAERAYPNLIHYNKLEKGGHFAAWEQPQVFSAELRAAFKPLRQTQ
- a CDS encoding FMN-binding negative transcriptional regulator is translated as MYVPPAFKNDDVESIRATIHAARLANLVTATADGPIATPLPLFLDENECEHGVLYGHIARANPQWRLPPVGDGLAIFMGPEAYVTPSWYATKQQTGKVVPTWNYVAVHAYGPVEFFQESERLRDVVTRLTNKHERPRANPWVVADAPADYIAAQLRGIVGVRIPVARFEGKRKMSQNRTEVDRVGVMAGLAASEDPQDREVATLIQPAGASRRP
- the fdh3B gene encoding formate dehydrogenase FDH3 subunit beta — protein: MARMKFLCDADRCIECNACVTACKNEHEVPWGINRRRVVTINDGKPGERSISMACMHCTDAPCQAVCPVNCFYTTADGVVLHSKDLCIGCGYCFYACPFGAPQYPKIGNFGSRGKMDKCTFCAGGPEPDGSKAEYEKYGANRLAEGKLPLCAEMCSTKSLLAGDGEIIAQIYKERVTRRGYGSGAWGWKTAYRETIES
- a CDS encoding formate dehydrogenase subunit gamma, with translation MASFGRYVRLALGAWAFVLLVAVSMPAAAQQVNPTASSVKEQQLLQELSRIQGRVSIPDQRSGVLEQPAGRDWREFRNVTLRWVGGVAILGMLALLVVFYLSRGMVRLQGGRSGRTVERFSAFERFVHWMTATCFIILAVSGLNITFGRPLLLPLIGFEAFSEWSQWAKYAHNYLSFPFTIGVVLIFLMWIGGNIPNKVDIQWLKQGGGMVGHDHPPAYRFNAGQKAVYWIVVIGGSAVAVTGYQLMFPFYVSGIEGMQLAQVVHSTVAVLFVAVMLAHIYIGTIGMEGAFEAMGTGTVDVNWAKEHHSLWFEEQSARTGPNDAQPQPATAAE
- a CDS encoding LysR family transcriptional regulator, producing the protein MDRLEAMSTFLAVVEAGSLSAAARQMRTPLTTVSRKVSELESHLRIKLFNRSSRQLALTDAGSSYLAACKRILADVTEAERMASGEYTAPTGELTVTAPVSLGRTHLIPILADFLKTYPDIKTSLILTDRVLSLFQEQVDVGLRIGTLPDSSLIAVRVGTTRPVVCASPAYLAARGTPRTPDDLAGHDCISYPAIASPDVWTLVVGKTPVAVPMHPRLIVSNTEAACDAACAGIGITVALSHHFHAALRCGSLITLLDEFQPPTLPVNLVYTADRFLPIKVRAFLDFAAPRLKRVLAELKTPDRQTERA